A genomic segment from Epinephelus fuscoguttatus linkage group LG17, E.fuscoguttatus.final_Chr_v1 encodes:
- the dpm3 gene encoding dolichol-phosphate mannosyltransferase subunit 3: MTKLLEWLFGVSVVGAVWALVSFDLLDLSLPQTYREVAWPMPLYLLVSFGCYSLATVGYRVATFNDCEEAAKELQEQIKEAKEDLRKKGLKM, encoded by the coding sequence ATGACAAAACTTCTGGAGTGGCTGTTCGGTGTGTCGGTGGTGGGCGCAGTCTGGGCTTTGGTCTCTTTCGACCTGTTGGATCTGAGCCTGCCGCAGACTTACAGAGAGGTTGCCTGGCCGATGCCTCTGTACCTGCTGGTGTCATTTGGCTGCTACTCGCTGGCTACGGTGGGATACAGGGTGGCCACCTTCAATGACTGTGAGGAGGCGGCTAAAGAGTTGCAGGAGCAGATAAAAGAAGCCAAAGAGGATCTGCGGAAAAAGGGTTTAAAGATGTAG